A part of Onthophagus taurus isolate NC chromosome 7, IU_Otau_3.0, whole genome shotgun sequence genomic DNA contains:
- the LOC111429149 gene encoding uncharacterized protein, whose translation MEKNNITLNESLSSDDKCVKEKGDSCSPNDNNEEYLITKEGELLPKIQIKLEEVIKSKGITNFTIDVSAGSSVGDNFLGFIGKLVIKGIDKNNKPITFNWIVKTAPTQDIFRKVLKIEILYTREIYVYTKIFPIFERFQKEKSLLSPFKHYPKIIFSYLEPYCESFAMEDMKSIGYIMRNRKQTLDYNHVKFVLKTYAKFHAVSYALKDQKIEVFNELRENTKDSMVEAYAKELAAENINNSMQQALETLNKESDIEVYEKFKKLSENFTEVYYDLISKPTEYGVIGHGDSWINNMLWLYDNENNIKDVCILDYQLCRYGSPACDLSYFIFATTEKELRDKYYNDMIMFYYYHLCQQIIEMGSNPEKCLPLSQLNEEIKRFSIVGMHYSIMVLGFITKDSNEIPNLRDGNKKLEDLGVEWKNKGKNHGEYCRRVRDCLLDCYEKGYFEYYV comes from the exons atggagaaaaataat ATAACATTGAATGAAAGTTTAAGCAGCGATGATAAGTGTGTCAAGGAAAAAGGAGATTCTTGTAGTCCAA atgataATAACGAAGAATATCTCATCACAAAAGAGGGTGAACTCCTcccaaaaatacaaattaaactcgaagaagtaataaaatcgaaaggaataacaaattttacgaTTGATGTATCAGCTGGGAGTTCTGTAGGAGATAATTTTTTAGGATTTATAGGCAAATTAGTAATTAAAGGaatcgataaaaataataaaccaaTCACTTTTAATTGGATAGTAAAAACAGCACCAACACaagatattttcagaaaagtgcttaaaatcgaaattttataTACACGAGAAATCTATGTCTACacgaaaatttttccaatttttgaacgctttcaaaaagaaaaatcacttCTTTCGCCATTTAAACATTAtccaaagataattttttcttacctCGAACCATATTGTGAATCATTTGCAATGGAGGATATGAAATCGATCGGATATATTATGAGAAATCGCAAACAAACGTTAGATTATAATCATGTTAAATTCGTGTTAAAAACGTACGCTAAATTTCATGCAGTTTCTTATGCGCTAAAAGATCAGAAAAttgaagtttttaatgaattaagaGAAAACACTAAAGATTCAATGGTTGAAGCTTACGCCAAAGAACTCGCAGcggaaaatattaataactcAATGCAGCAAGCTTtagaaacattaaataaagaaagtgACATCGAAGTTTATGAAAAGTTTAAGAAATTAAGTGAAAATTTTACTGAAGTTTATTACGATCTCATTTCAAAACCAACGGAGTACGGTGTTATCGGACATGGAGATAGTTGGATCAACAATATGTTGTGGTTAtatgataatgaaaataacattaaagatGTTTGTATTTTAGATTATCAATTGTGTAGATATGGATCACCAGCATGTGATTTATCTTATTTCATATTCGCTACTACGGAAAAAGAATTAAGAGATAAATATTATAACGATAtgataatgttttattattatcatttatgCCAGCAAATAATTGAAATGGGAAGTAATCCCGAAAAGTGTTTACCACTTTCACAATTAAATGAAGAGATTAAGCGATTTTCAATCGTTGGAATGCATTATAGTATAATGGTTTTgggatttattacaaaagattCCAATGAAATTCCGAATTTAAGAGACGGCAATAAAAAATTGGAAGATTTAGGAGTCGAGTggaaaaataaaggaaaaaatcACGGGGAATATTGTCGAAGAGTTAGAGATTGTTTACTTGATTGTTATGAAAAGGgatattttgaatattatgtgtaa
- the LOC111429148 gene encoding protein fem-1 homolog B isoform X1, protein MNEESLKNRVYYAAKDGMPIALYQLLSDKTKEEVNKLLNETVFEEDGQQCTPLIVASRCGHEKVVKILLSNFQPDLEIEGIVKFDGYVIEGASALWCAAGGGHLNVVKLLVKAGADVNHPTRTNSTPLRAACFDGWLDIVKYLTDHYANINIANKYNNTCLMIAAYKGHLDIVSFLLENGADPNEKANCGATALHFASECGHIVIVMELLYYGAQFFANNVGMTPIKLAAERTRKRIVEFFVEQPQISKEEKIEALELLGASYANDKDNYSIEKAYEYLHRTMEMRYSDPDNIIKKKLMKPIPAYENWVECQTLNELESIRRNANSIHMEALTIRERILGKSNPEVPHPVIFRGAVFADNARFDRCIQLWLHALNLRQMNQIAVVKDLLRFAQVFSQMLHLGVEVTYGNVIEVLAAAIVELERNKAKLTKQQEESKETPESILEEIESNMITTLYILTILTKLIKKCNDAQKFNMNRMVFMLNQLNVTLRDGQTFLHLACNAETPVDDFHTNDVCKFPCAETTRLLIQCGANVNAMDNFRNTPLHVIVHYHKPISDFTTLHAIIMDLTEAGAHVDCVNNRGETPLDSSVTGVAEIILKTQAKLSLKCIAAMAIKNYNILYRGQVPLALESFIEMHGAGLMKRP, encoded by the exons ATGAACGAAGAATCATTGAAAAACCGCGTTTATTACGCCGCCAAAGATGGAATGCCCATAGCGCTTTATCAATTATTAAGCGATAAAACCAAAGAGgaagttaataaattattaaatgag acTGTATTCGAAGAAGATGGACAACAATGTACACCATTAATTGTGGCTTCGAGATGTGGGCACGAAAAAGtggtgaaaattttattatcaaattttcaaccCGATTTAGAAATAGAAGGTATTGTAAAGTTTGATGGTTATGTTATCGAGGGTGCAAGTGCCTTATGGTGTGCAGCAGGAGGAG gTCATTTAAATGTTGTAAAATTGCTAGTTAAAGCAGGTGCTGATGTTAACCATCCAACGAGAACTAATTCAACTCCATTGAGAGCTGCTTGTTTCGATGGCTGGCTTGATATTGTTAAATACCTTACTGATCATTAtgcaaatattaatattgcgAATAAGTATAATAATACTTGCTTGATGATTGCAGCTTATAAGGGGCACTTAGATATT gttagttttttattagaaaacggTGCAGATCCGAACGAAAAAGCAAATTGCGGTGCAACAGCGCTACATTTTGCTTCGGAATGCGGCCACATAGTCATAGTAATGGAGTTACTATATTATGGGGCACAATTTTTTGCAAACAACGTCGGAATGACCCCCATAAAACTCGCCGCGGAAAGAACGCGTAAACGCATCGTTGAATTTTTCGTTGAACAGCCACAAATAtcgaaagaagaaaaaatcgaaGCGTTAGAACTTTTAGGAGCTTCGTATGCTAACGACAAAGACAATTACAGCATCGAAAAAGCTTACGAATATTTACATAGAACGATGGAAATGAGATACAGCGATCCggataatataattaaaaaaaaattaatgaaaccGATTCCCGCGTATGAAAATTGGGTTGAATGCCAAACTTTAAACGAATTAGAATCAATTCGAAGAAATGCTAACTCAATTCACATGGAGGCTTTAACGATACGCGAAAGAATTTTAGGTAAAAGTAACCCGGAAGTGCCACATCCTGTGATATTTAGAGGTGCCGTTTTTGCTGATAACGCTCGATTTGATCGTTGCATCCAACTCTGGTTGCACGCTTTAAATTTACGCCAAATGAATCAAATCGCCGTCGTTAAAGATCTCCTACGATTCGCACAAGTTTTCTCGCAAATGTTACATTTAGGCGTTGAGGTAACCTACGGGAACGTCATAGAAGTTTTAGCGGCGGCTATCGTCGAATTAGAACGGAATAAAGCGAAATTAACGAAACAACAAGAAGAATCGAAAGAAACTCCggaaagtattttagaagaaatcgAAAGTAACATGATAACCACGCTGTatatattaacaattttaactaaattaattaaaaaatgtaatgatgCTCAAAAATTTAACATGAATCGAATGGTTTTTAtgttaaatcaattaaacGTTACATTGAGGGATGGacaaacatttttacatttagCGTGTAACGCTGAAACTCCAGTTGATGATTTTCATACAAACGATGTTTGcaa ATTTCCTTGTGCGGAAACAACAAGATTATTAATACAATGTGGTGCTAATGTAAACGCAATGGATAACTTTCGTAACACTCCGTTACACGTTATTGTACATTATCATAAACCCATATCGGATTTTACAACATTACATGCTATTATTATGGATTTAACGGAAGCTGGGGCTCACGTGGATTGTGTTAATAATAGAGGAGAAACTCCACTTGATTCTTCAGTAACAG GTGTTGCCGAAATAATACTTAAAACTCAAGCTAAATTGAGTTTAAAATGTATAGCAGCGATggctataaaaaattataatatattatacagAGGACAAGTTCCATTGGCTTTAGAGTCGTTTATTGAGATGCATGGTGCAGGGTTAATGAAAAGACCTtag
- the LOC111429148 gene encoding protein fem-1 homolog B isoform X2 — translation MNEESLKNRVYYAAKDGMPIALYQLLSDKTKEEVNKLLNETVFEEDGQQCTPLIVASRCGHEKVVKILLSNFQPDLEIEGIVKFDGYVIEGASALWCAAGGGHLNVVKLLVKAGADVNHPTRTNSTPLRAACFDGWLDIVKYLTDHYANINIANKYNNTCLMIAAYKGHLDIVSFLLENGADPNEKANCGATALHFASECGHIVIVMELLYYGAQFFANNVGMTPIKLAAERTRKRIVEFFVEQPQISKEEKIEALELLGASYANDKDNYSIEKAYEYLHRTMEMRYSDPDNIIKKKLMKPIPAYENWVECQTLNELESIRRNANSIHMEALTIRERILGKSNPEVPHPVIFRGAVFADNARFDRCIQLWLHALNLRQMNQIAVVKDLLRFAQVFSQMLHLGVEVTYGNVIEVLAAAIVELERNKAKLTKQQEESKETPESILEEIESNMITTLYILTILTKLIKKCNDAQKFNMNRMVFMLNQLNVTLRDGQTFLHLACNAETPVDDFHTNDVYFLVRKQQDY, via the exons ATGAACGAAGAATCATTGAAAAACCGCGTTTATTACGCCGCCAAAGATGGAATGCCCATAGCGCTTTATCAATTATTAAGCGATAAAACCAAAGAGgaagttaataaattattaaatgag acTGTATTCGAAGAAGATGGACAACAATGTACACCATTAATTGTGGCTTCGAGATGTGGGCACGAAAAAGtggtgaaaattttattatcaaattttcaaccCGATTTAGAAATAGAAGGTATTGTAAAGTTTGATGGTTATGTTATCGAGGGTGCAAGTGCCTTATGGTGTGCAGCAGGAGGAG gTCATTTAAATGTTGTAAAATTGCTAGTTAAAGCAGGTGCTGATGTTAACCATCCAACGAGAACTAATTCAACTCCATTGAGAGCTGCTTGTTTCGATGGCTGGCTTGATATTGTTAAATACCTTACTGATCATTAtgcaaatattaatattgcgAATAAGTATAATAATACTTGCTTGATGATTGCAGCTTATAAGGGGCACTTAGATATT gttagttttttattagaaaacggTGCAGATCCGAACGAAAAAGCAAATTGCGGTGCAACAGCGCTACATTTTGCTTCGGAATGCGGCCACATAGTCATAGTAATGGAGTTACTATATTATGGGGCACAATTTTTTGCAAACAACGTCGGAATGACCCCCATAAAACTCGCCGCGGAAAGAACGCGTAAACGCATCGTTGAATTTTTCGTTGAACAGCCACAAATAtcgaaagaagaaaaaatcgaaGCGTTAGAACTTTTAGGAGCTTCGTATGCTAACGACAAAGACAATTACAGCATCGAAAAAGCTTACGAATATTTACATAGAACGATGGAAATGAGATACAGCGATCCggataatataattaaaaaaaaattaatgaaaccGATTCCCGCGTATGAAAATTGGGTTGAATGCCAAACTTTAAACGAATTAGAATCAATTCGAAGAAATGCTAACTCAATTCACATGGAGGCTTTAACGATACGCGAAAGAATTTTAGGTAAAAGTAACCCGGAAGTGCCACATCCTGTGATATTTAGAGGTGCCGTTTTTGCTGATAACGCTCGATTTGATCGTTGCATCCAACTCTGGTTGCACGCTTTAAATTTACGCCAAATGAATCAAATCGCCGTCGTTAAAGATCTCCTACGATTCGCACAAGTTTTCTCGCAAATGTTACATTTAGGCGTTGAGGTAACCTACGGGAACGTCATAGAAGTTTTAGCGGCGGCTATCGTCGAATTAGAACGGAATAAAGCGAAATTAACGAAACAACAAGAAGAATCGAAAGAAACTCCggaaagtattttagaagaaatcgAAAGTAACATGATAACCACGCTGTatatattaacaattttaactaaattaattaaaaaatgtaatgatgCTCAAAAATTTAACATGAATCGAATGGTTTTTAtgttaaatcaattaaacGTTACATTGAGGGATGGacaaacatttttacatttagCGTGTAACGCTGAAACTCCAGTTGATGATTTTCATACAAACGATGTTT ATTTCCTTGTGCGGAAACAACAAGATTATTAA
- the LOC111429195 gene encoding charged multivesicular body protein 4: MSFFKDLFGNKKKEPTTGEAIQKLRETEDMLMKKQDFLEKKIEMEVTLAKKNVSKNKRAAIQALKRKKRYEKQLQQIDGTLSTIEMQREALEGANTNTAVLTTMRQAADALKLANNHLDVDKVHDMMDDIAEQQDVAKEISEAISNPVAFGQDVDEDELEKELEELEQEALEDELLRVGPSATDELPAVPQDEVAVKPKPAPRKVEEDKDDLEALQAWAN, encoded by the exons ATGAGTTTCTTCAAAGATTTGTTTGGTAATAAGAAAAAGGAGCCAACCACTGGGGAGGCCATCCAAAAACTCCGTGAAACTGAAGatatgttaatgaaaaaacAAGATTTTCTCGAAAAGAAAATCGAAATGGAGGTAACTTTAGCAAAAAAGAATGTGTCGAAAAATAAGCGAGCCGCAATACAAGCACTGAAAAGAAAGAAGCGCTACGAGaaacaattacaacaaatCGATGGAACTTTAAGTACAATTGAAATGCAACGGGAGGCTTTAGAAGGGGCTAATACTAACACGGCGGTTCTTACAACTATGAGGCAAGCAGCCGATGCTCTTAAACTTGCGAATAATCACTTGGATGTGGATAAAGTGCATGATATGATGGATGATATTGCCGAACAACAAGATGTTGCTAAAGAAATCTCTGAAGCTATTAGTAATCCGGTTGCTTTTGGACAGGATGTTGATGAAGATGAATTAGAAAAGGAATTGGAGGAATTAGAACAAGAAGCTTTGGAAGATGAATTACTTAGAGTTGGTCCATCAGCTACGGATGAATTACCAGCTGTTCCACAAGATGAAGTTGCAGTTAAACCCAAACCAGCTccaa gaaAAGTTGAAGAGGATAAGGATGATTTGGAAGCACTCCAAGCTTGGGCAAATTAA
- the LOC111429147 gene encoding bis(5'-nucleosyl)-tetraphosphatase [asymmetrical] isoform X2, protein MPKLAAGFVIFRRVSSSIEYLLLQTSYGEHHWTPPKGHLDPGETDIIAAYRETEEEAGFKKTDLKVFEDSKKCLNYEVKGRPKTVTYWLAELIDLSSNFKLSHEHQDGKWLELEEACRYANYSDMQGLLKYYDEFIKAKL, encoded by the exons ATGCCAAAGTTAGCAGCTGGTTTTGTAATATTCCGAAGAGTATCATCTTCAATTGAATACCTATTATTGCAGACATCTTATGGTGAACATCATTGGACACCTCCGAAAG gtCATTTAGATCCTGGCGAAACTGATATTATTGCCGCTTATCGTGAAACTGAAGAGGAGGCCGGTTTTAAAAAGACCGATTTGAAGGTGTTTGAGGAttccaaaaaatgtttgaattatGAAGTGAAAGGTCGTCCAAAAACCGTAACTTATTGGTTAGCTGAATTGATCGATTTGTCTTCCAATTTTAAGTTGAGCCATGAGCATCAAGATGGAAAATGGCTTGAGTTGGAGGAAGCATGTCGATATGCAAATTATTCAGATATGCAAGgtttattgaaatattatgatgaatttattaaagcTAAGTTGTAA
- the LOC111429147 gene encoding bis(5'-nucleosyl)-tetraphosphatase [asymmetrical] isoform X1: MFRMPKLAAGFVIFRRVSSSIEYLLLQTSYGEHHWTPPKGHLDPGETDIIAAYRETEEEAGFKKTDLKVFEDSKKCLNYEVKGRPKTVTYWLAELIDLSSNFKLSHEHQDGKWLELEEACRYANYSDMQGLLKYYDEFIKAKL; the protein is encoded by the exons atgtTCAG AATGCCAAAGTTAGCAGCTGGTTTTGTAATATTCCGAAGAGTATCATCTTCAATTGAATACCTATTATTGCAGACATCTTATGGTGAACATCATTGGACACCTCCGAAAG gtCATTTAGATCCTGGCGAAACTGATATTATTGCCGCTTATCGTGAAACTGAAGAGGAGGCCGGTTTTAAAAAGACCGATTTGAAGGTGTTTGAGGAttccaaaaaatgtttgaattatGAAGTGAAAGGTCGTCCAAAAACCGTAACTTATTGGTTAGCTGAATTGATCGATTTGTCTTCCAATTTTAAGTTGAGCCATGAGCATCAAGATGGAAAATGGCTTGAGTTGGAGGAAGCATGTCGATATGCAAATTATTCAGATATGCAAGgtttattgaaatattatgatgaatttattaaagcTAAGTTGTAA
- the LOC111429146 gene encoding MIP18 family protein galla-1 isoform X2 gives MSTIQEDQDKADGKSRQKSIEIKSNDELKFTIYDFIRTIKDPEKPNTLEELNVVYEDGVFILENTPTNVNVVRVEFNPTVPHCSLATLIGLCIRVKLERSIPYQIKLDIYIKEGAHATEHEINKQINDKERIAAAMENPNLREMVESCIKEED, from the exons ATGAGCACAATACAAGAAG ATCAAGACAAAGCAGACGGAAAATCCCGGCAGAAATCGATCGAAATCAAAAGCAACgatgaattaaaattcaccatttatg ATTTTATTAGAACCATAAAAGATCCAGAAAAACCAAACACTTTAGAAGAGCTCAATGTGGTTTATGAAGATGGTGTATTT ATTTTAGAGAACACACCAACAAATGTTAACGTGGTTAGAGTTGAATTTAACCCGACCGTTCCCCACTGCTCATTAGCTACATTAATCGGACTTTGCATTCGTGTTAAATTAGAGCGATCAATTCCTTATCAGATCAAATtagatatttatattaaagaagGAGCTCATGCTACGGAACATGaaa ttaataagCAAATAAATGATAAGGAGAGGATAGCGGCTGCAATGGAAAATCCTAATTTACGAGAAATGGTGGAAAGTTGTATTAAGGAAGaggattaa
- the LOC111429146 gene encoding MIP18 family protein galla-1 isoform X1, whose amino-acid sequence MFLSFFRKKFTDQDKADGKSRQKSIEIKSNDELKFTIYDFIRTIKDPEKPNTLEELNVVYEDGVFILENTPTNVNVVRVEFNPTVPHCSLATLIGLCIRVKLERSIPYQIKLDIYIKEGAHATEHEINKQINDKERIAAAMENPNLREMVESCIKEED is encoded by the exons AtgtttttatcgttttttcgtaaaaaatttACAGATCAAGACAAAGCAGACGGAAAATCCCGGCAGAAATCGATCGAAATCAAAAGCAACgatgaattaaaattcaccatttatg ATTTTATTAGAACCATAAAAGATCCAGAAAAACCAAACACTTTAGAAGAGCTCAATGTGGTTTATGAAGATGGTGTATTT ATTTTAGAGAACACACCAACAAATGTTAACGTGGTTAGAGTTGAATTTAACCCGACCGTTCCCCACTGCTCATTAGCTACATTAATCGGACTTTGCATTCGTGTTAAATTAGAGCGATCAATTCCTTATCAGATCAAATtagatatttatattaaagaagGAGCTCATGCTACGGAACATGaaa ttaataagCAAATAAATGATAAGGAGAGGATAGCGGCTGCAATGGAAAATCCTAATTTACGAGAAATGGTGGAAAGTTGTATTAAGGAAGaggattaa
- the LOC111429146 gene encoding MIP18 family protein galla-1 isoform X3, with amino-acid sequence MKLSVDFIRTIKDPEKPNTLEELNVVYEDGVFILENTPTNVNVVRVEFNPTVPHCSLATLIGLCIRVKLERSIPYQIKLDIYIKEGAHATEHEINKQINDKERIAAAMENPNLREMVESCIKEED; translated from the exons atg aaattatCCGTAGATTTTATTAGAACCATAAAAGATCCAGAAAAACCAAACACTTTAGAAGAGCTCAATGTGGTTTATGAAGATGGTGTATTT ATTTTAGAGAACACACCAACAAATGTTAACGTGGTTAGAGTTGAATTTAACCCGACCGTTCCCCACTGCTCATTAGCTACATTAATCGGACTTTGCATTCGTGTTAAATTAGAGCGATCAATTCCTTATCAGATCAAATtagatatttatattaaagaagGAGCTCATGCTACGGAACATGaaa ttaataagCAAATAAATGATAAGGAGAGGATAGCGGCTGCAATGGAAAATCCTAATTTACGAGAAATGGTGGAAAGTTGTATTAAGGAAGaggattaa